The segment TACCGCAAAGTATTTTGCCCAATTTGTTAATTGCGAAAATAAAGACATTAGTCCCTGTTTTAGATGTTCAAATTGCATCAAGATTGAGAATGGCAATCACCCCGATGTGCATTGGGTAAGACCAGAGGATAATTCTCAAGGTATAAAAATTGAAGCAATTCGCAACCTGCAAGAGAGAGTTTCCCTTAAGCCCTATGAGGCAAAATTCAAAATATTTGTTATTGAAAAAGCCGACTTTATTTTGGAAGACGCGGGTAATTGCCTGCTCAAGACTTTAGAAGAACCACCCGGTAATTCCCTTTTGATTCTTCTTGCTGAAGAAAGGGAGAGATTTCTTCCTACAATCATATCTCGTTGCCAATTAGTAAGATTTCCTTTATTAAAGAGAGAAATTATAGAAAAATTTCTCCAAGATAATTATCATTTGGATAAAATAAAAACTTATTTTTATAGTAAGCTTGCAGAAGGAAGCATAGGGAAAGCTATTACCTTGGTGAATTCTCATTA is part of the Candidatus Omnitrophota bacterium genome and harbors:
- the holB gene encoding DNA polymerase III subunit delta'; this translates as MRKTIFQESIINLLINSFKQNKLSHAYIFLGPEGVGKAFTAKYFAQFVNCENKDISPCFRCSNCIKIENGNHPDVHWVRPEDNSQGIKIEAIRNLQERVSLKPYEAKFKIFVIEKADFILEDAGNCLLKTLEEPPGNSLLILLAEERERFLPTIISRCQLVRFPLLKREIIEKFLQDNYHLDKIKTYFYSKLAEGSIGKAITLVNSHYINKRNLVLENFLKNKELGNELLWKEKRNFLEALSLLSGIFRDVLLEKFGLDNLIINIDQKDLIREITLLYSPKELYNLIDRFIFYYGFIQHNANLRLAFTNLEMDLERKTG